Proteins encoded within one genomic window of Halalkalibacillus sediminis:
- a CDS encoding BTAD domain-containing putative transcriptional regulator: protein MSQDVPILDSQFSPPSVKEQFVQRARLHKKLQQIKSYPVTLIHSGAGYGKSTGLSSYLSQVKEQVCWFSITKYDTDLVPFLTKLIFSVRKHSPSFGARVLQEIEEIDHKIQEHEQWSLMTLMINELSEFGEPVIIVLDDAHHLLSSQVASKWIQLLIEHLVENVHLVLSSRSRPQWKSLSRLKIKGELNEVTQEDLMLSRDEVAHLIQDIHEIDIEEYAIDVIHETTEGWAIACGMLVQQMASGEDMKRLLQQDAASLDDLFQYMVMEVLSKQPLIIQKFLEQTSILEVLSVETCDRILGIHSSKQMLEDLAGQNLFIQKVDENHYRYHALFKVFLENQLYRNDQMEYQRLNREAAYYFEEHSDFEKAVQHHLMILQEGDAARLLALHGKEMLSQGKLERLSEQLEQLSDESKNRYPMLWYYSGEILRYRSKYDQAESAYDRSIDISKKGEDHYVLSMAYEGKARIFLDTIRPDQAEKILQQAIDYREKSDVPDEEKARLYHMQGENLLNSGSAKRAEAWLSQAKNLNLPIDDTNLEARIYLRTGRLDQAKQFLLEKKEKFPSYELDHLPQSHRETDILLSIIASFMGQAEEGKIYAEQGLQQGIDHESPFVEACGWMRMGHAVQLISRYEKDLALKCYDHALDIMEKLNVSRGKAEPYMGLCMLYGMNGEYEKALHAGQKGLRETEQVKDMWLSAVIRLCLAIAAFNCKRHTIANQFLEEARQHFKSCEDDYGLMASSFWAACLGFETGDDRVFAEEIQDFLLRMQTGSYEFFIKQRSYFGPVDMQNIAPLLFKAQSNEIQESYVTRMIQELGFGNLERHPGYTLRIETLGEFNVLIGNEVVSDSDWSRAKSRELLELLVTKRDTAMTKEEIFECLWPDQSEDKAAKNFKVTLNGLLKVLEPKRKAREDSFYIIRSGSTYRLNPQSGFDLDVEDFKAFILAGIDEKDAEKSRDLLKKGLNLYKGNYLTNRESYEWLVHERERLQLLFLRGAEKLAQTSIRLEDYHTSIHWCQEILTYDHTWEEAYRLIMYCYYQQNNRPQAIKWYKKCKEILDKELGIEPMQPTREMYEIITR from the coding sequence ATGAGTCAGGATGTACCTATTTTAGATTCACAATTCTCCCCGCCGTCAGTGAAAGAGCAGTTTGTCCAGAGGGCACGATTACATAAAAAACTTCAGCAAATTAAATCTTACCCTGTGACACTTATCCATTCTGGTGCAGGTTATGGCAAGAGCACAGGACTGAGTTCTTACTTATCACAAGTGAAAGAGCAAGTTTGTTGGTTCTCTATAACTAAATACGATACAGATCTGGTTCCATTCTTGACGAAGTTGATCTTTTCCGTGAGAAAACATTCTCCTAGTTTCGGCGCTAGGGTATTACAAGAAATCGAAGAGATCGATCATAAAATTCAGGAACACGAGCAATGGTCACTAATGACGTTGATGATTAATGAGCTTTCAGAGTTTGGGGAGCCTGTGATCATTGTATTGGATGACGCACACCATCTTCTAAGCTCTCAAGTTGCTTCAAAGTGGATCCAGTTGTTGATAGAACATTTAGTTGAAAATGTGCACTTGGTACTGTCTTCAAGGAGTCGCCCTCAGTGGAAATCGCTCTCTCGTCTTAAAATAAAAGGTGAGTTGAATGAGGTCACTCAAGAAGATCTTATGTTGAGCCGTGATGAAGTGGCGCACTTGATTCAAGACATCCACGAAATTGATATCGAGGAGTACGCAATCGATGTGATACATGAAACGACTGAAGGATGGGCGATAGCGTGTGGTATGCTCGTTCAACAGATGGCTTCAGGAGAGGATATGAAGCGGCTTTTGCAACAAGATGCCGCATCTCTTGATGATTTGTTCCAATATATGGTGATGGAAGTGTTATCGAAACAACCTTTAATCATCCAAAAGTTCCTGGAACAAACGAGTATTTTAGAAGTTCTTTCAGTAGAGACCTGTGACCGGATTCTCGGTATTCACAGTTCTAAACAAATGCTTGAGGATCTCGCTGGACAGAACTTATTTATTCAAAAAGTTGATGAAAATCATTACCGATACCATGCACTTTTTAAAGTGTTCTTAGAAAACCAATTGTACCGAAATGACCAGATGGAATATCAACGTTTGAATCGTGAAGCGGCATATTATTTTGAAGAACATAGTGATTTTGAAAAAGCGGTGCAACATCATTTAATGATTCTACAAGAAGGCGATGCTGCTAGGTTACTTGCTTTGCATGGAAAAGAAATGCTGAGCCAAGGGAAGTTGGAACGACTTTCTGAACAGCTGGAGCAACTTTCCGATGAATCAAAGAATCGGTATCCTATGCTCTGGTATTATAGTGGAGAAATTTTGCGTTATCGTTCGAAATATGATCAAGCGGAAAGTGCTTATGACCGTTCAATAGATATTTCTAAAAAAGGTGAAGATCACTACGTATTAAGTATGGCCTATGAAGGGAAAGCGAGAATATTTTTAGATACGATTCGCCCCGATCAAGCCGAGAAAATTTTACAGCAGGCAATTGATTACCGCGAAAAGTCCGATGTACCTGATGAAGAGAAAGCACGTCTCTACCATATGCAAGGGGAGAACTTGTTGAATTCCGGTTCAGCTAAACGTGCAGAAGCTTGGTTAAGTCAGGCTAAGAACTTGAATTTACCTATTGATGATACGAATCTAGAAGCTAGGATCTATTTGCGTACTGGACGTTTAGATCAAGCGAAACAATTTCTTTTAGAGAAAAAAGAGAAGTTTCCTTCCTATGAGTTGGACCATCTCCCTCAGTCGCATAGAGAAACCGATATTTTGTTATCAATCATCGCTTCCTTCATGGGGCAGGCTGAGGAAGGGAAGATTTATGCGGAACAAGGGTTACAACAAGGGATTGATCATGAATCACCATTTGTTGAAGCATGCGGGTGGATGAGAATGGGTCATGCAGTTCAATTGATCAGCCGCTACGAAAAAGACTTGGCCCTCAAATGTTATGATCATGCACTTGATATTATGGAAAAGTTGAATGTATCTAGAGGGAAAGCCGAGCCTTACATGGGGTTATGTATGTTATACGGAATGAACGGCGAGTATGAAAAAGCCTTACACGCAGGTCAAAAAGGATTACGTGAAACAGAACAAGTGAAGGATATGTGGCTTTCTGCCGTCATCAGGCTTTGTTTAGCTATTGCCGCATTTAATTGTAAGAGGCACACGATTGCAAACCAGTTTCTCGAAGAAGCACGACAACATTTCAAAAGTTGTGAAGACGATTACGGTCTAATGGCTTCTTCCTTTTGGGCCGCTTGTTTAGGTTTTGAGACGGGTGATGATCGGGTGTTTGCAGAAGAAATTCAAGACTTTTTACTGCGAATGCAAACAGGTTCCTATGAATTTTTTATCAAACAAAGAAGTTATTTTGGTCCGGTTGATATGCAAAATATCGCTCCGTTATTATTCAAAGCACAATCCAATGAAATCCAAGAAAGCTATGTTACTCGGATGATCCAGGAGTTAGGTTTCGGAAATTTGGAACGCCACCCTGGGTATACATTGAGAATCGAGACACTGGGTGAATTTAACGTGTTGATTGGAAATGAAGTCGTAAGCGACTCGGATTGGTCTAGAGCAAAATCAAGAGAATTATTGGAATTATTGGTTACGAAGAGAGATACGGCAATGACAAAAGAAGAGATTTTCGAATGTCTATGGCCAGATCAAAGTGAGGACAAGGCTGCAAAGAACTTCAAAGTGACGTTGAACGGTCTTTTGAAAGTTCTAGAACCAAAACGTAAAGCACGCGAAGATTCATTTTATATCATAAGAAGCGGAAGCACGTACCGATTGAATCCTCAATCGGGTTTCGATTTGGATGTAGAGGATTTCAAAGCGTTCATTCTGGCAGGAATAGATGAGAAGGATGCTGAGAAGTCTCGTGATCTTTTGAAAAAAGGGTTGAATTTATATAAGGGTAACTACTTAACTAATCGGGAATCTTATGAGTGGCTCGTACATGAGCGAGAGCGGCTGCAACTATTATTTTTACGTGGTGCGGAGAAATTGGCACAAACCTCCATACGACTTGAAGACTATCATACCTCTATCCACTGGTGCCAAGAAATATTGACGTATGATCATACTTGGGAAGAGGCCTACCGGTTGATCATGTATTGCTACTACCAACAAAATAATAGGCCGCAAGCTATTAAATGGTATAAAAAATGTAAAGAAATATTGGACAAAGAACTCGGTATCGAACCGATGCAACCAACACGTGAAATGTATGAAATAATTACGAGATAG